The Streptococcus marmotae genome contains the following window.
ATGGCAGACTTTCAATATCTCCAACTGTTCCTCCGACTTCTGTGATAATCACATCTGAGTCCGTTGTCGTTGCAGCTCGTTTGATTTTTTCCTTCAAAGCATCTGTAATATGCGGAATGACCTGAACGGTTGCTCCCAGATATTCTCCTTTGCGCTCCTTACGAAGAACTTCGCTGTAAATCTTCCCTGTCGTCACGTTTGAATATTTATTGAGATTAATATCAATAAAACGTTCATAATGACCCAGATCAAGGTCCGTCTCTGCTCCATCATCTGTAACAAATACTTCCCCGTGCTGATACGGGCTCATTGTCCCTGGGTCAATATTGATGTATGGGTCAAATTTTTGAATTGTGACCTTCAAACCGCGATTTTTCAAGAGACGTCCCAAACTAGCAGCTACAATCCCTTTTCCGATTGAGCTGACCACGCCACCCGTTACAAAAATATACTTTGTTGCCATGCAATTCTCCTTAAAAAACAAAAATAGCTCCCTGAAACAGGGAGCACTGACCTCAAAAGAGGTGCCCGATTAATAGCATATCGAAAATGAGAACATTTGTCAAATGATAATTATGCCTCATCGACTGTATCGTCATCTTCTTCAGAATAATCATCATCTTCTTCATTCAATTCGACTTCTTCATCAACCAAATCCTCGTCTGGGATAATTTCATTGATTTCTGAATCGTATGACTCTACTTCATCTTTTTCGTCATCTGGATTGTCATCGCCATATTCAGTTGCAGCCGTTGCATCAAATCCATCTTCATCCTCTGGATCATCATTTCCGTAATCGATCGCATCCTCATCGCCATCCATAAAGGCATTGACACGTTTTTTCTTCCGTTTTGGTGCATCTTCATCATCTTCTTCAAGTGTAATGACTTCTTCATCAATCTCATCAATCGCATACCATGAACGAAGCCCCCATTTGTTTTCACCTAGAGGGATGAAGCTACCGTCCACATTCAAATCAGAATAGAAGGTAGGAAGGGCAGCACGAATATCGCTATTTGATTTTTCAAGATAGTTTTGCACCTCATTCACTAAATCATTAAAATACATCTCGTTATCACGGCCACGTTCTTCCAAGATAGCACGTGCCACCTCAATCATGGATAGTTCACTTTTTTCTTGTCCTGCAAATACCGTTAATTCCAAGGTTATTCTCCTTATGTCTATCTGAGTCCGTTTCAGCAACAAAAGCTTAGGACGCATTCATTTTTGTCTTTCCTTACTATTTTACGCTAAAATCAGTAAATAGTCAAAGATAATTTTATCCTTATAAAAATGAGAGAAAAATAGAAGCTGAGACTTAGCTCAACCTCTATTCATCGATTTTTTGTGTTATTTTACAGTTGCTGTGCTTGTAATCACTTCCACAGCTTTTTTCACTGCAATGTCATGTTTCAACATATCTTCTGAAAGAAGGCGACGTACTTGTTCTACTTCCATGTTATATGTTGCAGCCAATTCAGTGATTTCTGCTTCGATTTCTTCTGCTGTTGCTTCAAATCCTTCTGCTTTTGCTACTGCTTCAACGACAAGATTTGTTTTTGTGCGTTTTTCAGCATCTGCTTCGTATTGTTTATGAAGGTCATCTTGTGTAGTTCCTGTGATTTGGAAGTACATGTCTGGTGAGATACCTTGTTGTTGCATACCGCCAAGGAATTCGTTGATAGCGCGGTGTACTTCTTCGTGAACCATTTCTTCTGGAAGGTCAACGATTTCTGCATTTGCAACTGCCAAATCAAGCGCTGCTGATTCAACTGCATCGTCAAAAGCAATTTCTTTTGCTGCTTCTAATTCTTTGCGGTATTTCGCTTTCAACTCATCAAGTGTTTCCACTTCTTCGTCAAGATCTTTTGCCAATTCATCATCAAGTGCTGGCACTTCTTTTGCTTTTACTTCATGAATTTTTGTCACAAAGAGAGCTGGTTTTCCTGCCAAGTCTGCTGCTTGGTAATCTTCAGGGAAGGTTACTTCTACATTTACTTCTTCACCTGCACTGTGACCTACCAATTGGTCTTCAAATCCTGGGATAAATTGACCGCTACCAAGAGCCAATGAGAAGTTCTCACCTTTTCCACCGTCAAATTCAACTCCGTCGATTGACCCAACAAAGTCAATCACAACTGTATCGCCTTCAGCTGCTGGTTCCTCCTTGATGACCAATTCTGCTAACGTATTGCGTTCGCGCTCAACTTTTGCATCTACTTCTTCATCTGTTACTTCTTTTGTTGCTTCAACAGATACTGCTAAGTTTTTGTAGTCACCTAATTTCACTTCTGGTTTTGTAACGACTTCAGCAGTAATCGTCCAGTCTTGACCTTTTTCCATTGATACAACGTCGATTTTTGGTTGCGCAACCACTTCAAGACCTGCTTCTGCTACCGCTGCTTCATAGGCTACTGGTAAAAGAGCATTGACAACATCTTGGTACAATGATTCTTCACCAAATTTTTGGTTGAAGACCGCACGTGGCAAGTGACCTTTACGGAATCCAGGTACGTTAATATCTTTCTTAACCTTGTTAAATACACGATCCAATTCTGGTTTGATAGCATCTTGAGCGATTGTAAATGTCAAGACACCACGGTTTGTTTCTTTTGATTCAAATGATACAGACATTCTGTCATTTCTCCTTAAAATTTTATTGCATACACGCTATTATATCATATCTCTCTATATTCTCCAAATTTTTGTGCCAAATCTTTTCATAACGTAATTTCCCAAAGTAAGTTCCACTTTCGTTTTCGAAGCGGAAGTTAGTCTAAAACGGATTTTTATGGTGGAATTAAGTCTGAGACGTTTGGGTTAGAAATGAGCCCTTACGATGACAAAATACAAACACCTTACCCTCTCAGACCGCAATGATATCCAGCTAGGATTAGAAAGAGGAGATTCCTTCAAAACCATCGCACAATTCATCCTTAAAGATCCTACTACTGTTTCCAAAGAAATCAAACGTAACAGACAGATCAGAACATCTACTAGTGATGGGCTTCCTTGTCCTCTCCTTGATAAGGCTCCTTTTGTCTGTAACGCTTGCCCTAAGAGAAGACAAAATTGTGGCTATAAAAAAATATTCTATTTCGCTAAACAAGCTCAAAAACAATACGAACAAACTCTCGTTGAAGCTCGTGAAGGAACACCTCTCAATTCTCAAACCTTCTGGGACATGGATAAAATCATTTCAGATGGGGTGAGAAAGGACGGTCTTATGAGGACTTCCAAAAGTATTTGACCCATAACCAACTAACTTCTTGGTTAGAAATGGACACGGTTATGGGGCGTATTGGTGGAAAACTGCTCCTCACTTTCAACGTCTCTTTCTGTAACTTTATCTTCGCTAGACTTCTGGACAATAAAACTGCCGCTGAAGTCGCTAAGCACCTCTACGAGATCAAGAAGGCCTTCTTTCAAGCAGGGAAAGATTTCCATGAGTTATTCCCTGTTATCCTAACTGACAATGGTGGGGAATTCGCTAGAGTCGATGATATTGAAATGGACGTGAGAGGAGAGGTAAACCTCTTCTTCTGTGATCCTAACCGGTCTGACCAGAAAGCAAGAATCGAGAAGAAGCATACCCTCATTCGAGATATTCTCCCTAAAGGAACG
Protein-coding sequences here:
- the rpoE gene encoding DNA-directed RNA polymerase subunit delta; amino-acid sequence: MELTVFAGQEKSELSMIEVARAILEERGRDNEMYFNDLVNEVQNYLEKSNSDIRAALPTFYSDLNVDGSFIPLGENKWGLRSWYAIDEIDEEVITLEEDDEDAPKRKKKRVNAFMDGDEDAIDYGNDDPEDEDGFDATAATEYGDDNPDDEKDEVESYDSEINEIIPDEDLVDEEVELNEEDDDYSEEDDDTVDEA
- the tig gene encoding trigger factor, producing the protein MSVSFESKETNRGVLTFTIAQDAIKPELDRVFNKVKKDINVPGFRKGHLPRAVFNQKFGEESLYQDVVNALLPVAYEAAVAEAGLEVVAQPKIDVVSMEKGQDWTITAEVVTKPEVKLGDYKNLAVSVEATKEVTDEEVDAKVERERNTLAELVIKEEPAAEGDTVVIDFVGSIDGVEFDGGKGENFSLALGSGQFIPGFEDQLVGHSAGEEVNVEVTFPEDYQAADLAGKPALFVTKIHEVKAKEVPALDDELAKDLDEEVETLDELKAKYRKELEAAKEIAFDDAVESAALDLAVANAEIVDLPEEMVHEEVHRAINEFLGGMQQQGISPDMYFQITGTTQDDLHKQYEADAEKRTKTNLVVEAVAKAEGFEATAEEIEAEITELAATYNMEVEQVRRLLSEDMLKHDIAVKKAVEVITSTATVK